One window of the Fimbriimonadaceae bacterium genome contains the following:
- a CDS encoding DUF692 domain-containing protein, whose protein sequence is MSGSPSAPIPAQAGIGLRSHHFREILEAPPPVAWMETHPENYFGEGGAPLRILERIRSLYPLSFHGVGLSLGSIDQLDRDHLRKLKSLIDRFDPAFVSEHLSWSSVGGRFLNELLPLPYTEESLEHICARIDDVQTVLQRPLLIENVTRYLTWGGSTIPEGAFMAEAVRRTGCGILLDLNNVYVNAVNFHLDPFEFLDEIPSEAVGEIHLAGFDRFGRWVIDTHGEAVSQEVWGLYRWAIHRFGSRPTLIEWDTNMPPLSVLVDQAKQADAILGGCCVATP, encoded by the coding sequence TACGGTCCCATCATTTTCGCGAGATTCTGGAAGCCCCGCCGCCGGTGGCCTGGATGGAAACCCATCCGGAGAATTATTTCGGCGAAGGCGGCGCGCCGCTCCGCATCCTTGAGCGGATCAGATCTCTGTACCCCTTGAGTTTTCACGGGGTCGGCCTGTCGCTGGGCTCCATCGATCAGCTCGACCGTGACCATCTCCGAAAGCTCAAGAGCCTCATCGATCGCTTCGACCCGGCGTTTGTGTCGGAGCATCTGTCCTGGAGCTCCGTCGGCGGTCGTTTCCTCAATGAGTTGTTGCCGCTTCCCTACACGGAGGAAAGCCTGGAGCACATTTGCGCCAGGATCGACGACGTGCAGACCGTCTTGCAGCGGCCGCTCCTGATCGAAAATGTCACTCGGTACCTAACATGGGGCGGCTCCACGATCCCGGAAGGGGCGTTTATGGCTGAGGCGGTCCGACGGACCGGATGCGGAATTCTGTTGGATCTGAACAACGTGTATGTGAATGCCGTCAATTTTCACCTCGACCCATTCGAGTTTCTGGACGAGATTCCGTCCGAGGCGGTTGGGGAAATCCATCTGGCCGGGTTCGATCGCTTCGGGAGATGGGTCATCGACACCCATGGTGAGGCGGTTTCTCAGGAAGTCTGGGGCCTGTATCGGTGGGCGATCCATCGTTTCGGGTCACGGCCGACGCTGATTGAATGGGATACCAATATGCCGCCGCTGTCCGTCCTGGTCGATCAGGCGAAGCAGGCGGACGCGATTTTAGGAGGGTGTTGTGTGGCGACTCCGTGA
- a CDS encoding putative DNA-binding domain-containing protein has product MQEAFAEGMTAGNHQAVADALASDGSPLRSVALYRRLIRTNYTQVLRVTYPLLAKLVGERFFAVCARGYHARYPSTSGDLFAYGRAFPQWLLELDGPRLLVQLARLEWACHEVHQADDARGPVAERSEVEAWADPSSVRFRMNPAARLLACAVPIYHVWHALQVEIAGGGCDEGAEPSPVPEETGLLVARAAGTIQVTGLSPEQFLLLHAMRDGKTVAQVERMAAELIPADQGASLLAMLLDEPTRSAFSLEVTP; this is encoded by the coding sequence ATGCAGGAAGCCTTTGCCGAGGGGATGACGGCGGGGAACCATCAGGCGGTAGCAGACGCCCTCGCGTCCGACGGCTCGCCCCTGCGCAGCGTCGCGCTCTATCGCCGCCTGATTCGTACCAACTACACCCAGGTGTTGCGCGTCACCTATCCGCTGCTCGCCAAGCTGGTTGGGGAACGATTCTTTGCCGTGTGTGCGCGCGGATACCACGCGCGGTATCCATCGACCAGCGGCGATCTGTTCGCATACGGACGAGCCTTCCCGCAGTGGCTGCTCGAATTGGACGGGCCTCGTCTGCTGGTTCAACTGGCTCGATTGGAGTGGGCGTGCCATGAAGTGCACCAGGCGGACGACGCGCGCGGTCCCGTCGCGGAGCGATCCGAGGTCGAGGCGTGGGCCGATCCGTCATCCGTGCGGTTCCGTATGAATCCGGCGGCGCGGCTGCTTGCGTGTGCCGTGCCGATCTATCATGTGTGGCATGCGCTCCAGGTCGAGATTGCCGGGGGCGGGTGCGACGAGGGCGCCGAGCCGTCGCCGGTTCCGGAGGAAACGGGCCTGCTCGTAGCTCGGGCCGCTGGAACCATTCAGGTGACCGGTCTCTCCCCAGAACAGTTTCTCCTGTTGCACGCTATGCGTGACGGGAAGACCGTGGCCCAGGTCGAGCGCATGGCCGCCGAGCTGATCCCCGCCGACCAAGGAGCATCTCTGTTGGCCATGCTCCTGGACGAACCCACGCGCTCGGCCTTCTCTCTTGAGGTGACCCCATGA
- a CDS encoding DoxX family protein: MTQTTGSLAIAFDRASQVYGRIVGILEALLPLFDLSVRLYLAHIFWKGGMVKLSSWMSTVMLFTMVYDVPVLPPEIAAYLATTVELGGSFLLAIGLAGRWAALSLFGLNIVAVLSYGQLSEAAIQEAFYWGILFLYFVLHGPGLISVDALLRRLIRRKQESGTVDSASTTTRAFHGA; the protein is encoded by the coding sequence ATGACACAGACGACAGGATCGTTGGCGATCGCATTCGATCGGGCGAGTCAGGTCTACGGACGAATCGTCGGTATCCTGGAGGCGTTGTTGCCGCTTTTCGACCTGTCCGTGCGTCTGTATTTAGCGCACATCTTCTGGAAAGGCGGTATGGTCAAACTCTCCAGTTGGATGTCGACCGTCATGCTGTTTACAATGGTCTACGATGTGCCGGTGCTTCCGCCGGAAATTGCGGCCTACTTGGCGACGACCGTCGAATTGGGTGGATCGTTTCTCCTGGCGATCGGGCTGGCCGGTCGTTGGGCAGCGCTCTCGCTCTTCGGGCTCAACATCGTGGCGGTGCTCTCCTACGGGCAACTGTCGGAAGCCGCGATCCAGGAGGCGTTCTATTGGGGGATTCTCTTTCTGTATTTCGTTCTGCATGGGCCTGGTCTGATCTCCGTGGATGCCTTGTTGCGGCGGCTCATCCGACGGAAGCAGGAATCGGGCACTGTCGACTCGGCCTCGACGACGACGCGGGCGTTTCACGGCGCCTGA
- the soxC gene encoding sulfite dehydrogenase encodes MPDEETPVSSDEEPPDGWYVDRRAWLIGAASVLGATAAELLSPALPTAGESAPEDPTRVPGAAPSAYGVRSRFERAQRVTTATHSLTPYQLLHGIVTPSSLHFERHHNGVPAIDPHRHRLLVHGLVDRPLMLSMDELTRFPSLTRTLCIECSGNTGKEWKDPVGRTVQETHGLMSTSEWTGVPLATVLAECGIRPDAMWVLAEGGDAAAMTRSLPLKEVLNEAVLCYAHNGEALRPEQGYPLRLVIPGWEGNTCIKWLRRLKLGAAPFMTREETARYTDLMPDGKARQFTFVMEAKSVITSPSGGQRIEPGFVEIRGLAWSGRGKITTVEVSMDGGRMWKQAQLQEPVLSKCHTRFRFGWRWKGEEVLLQSRCADETGYVQPTRAALVAARGVHSSYHYNAIQTWKIARDGLVTNVHL; translated from the coding sequence GTGCCCGATGAAGAGACGCCGGTCTCCTCGGACGAGGAACCCCCCGATGGCTGGTACGTCGATCGCCGCGCCTGGCTGATCGGCGCCGCTTCGGTGCTTGGCGCAACGGCGGCAGAGCTGCTGTCACCCGCTCTTCCGACTGCCGGCGAATCGGCGCCTGAAGATCCCACTCGCGTACCCGGCGCGGCGCCGAGTGCCTACGGAGTGCGTTCCCGCTTCGAGCGAGCGCAACGGGTGACGACGGCGACGCATTCGCTCACACCCTACCAATTGTTGCACGGCATCGTTACCCCCAGTTCGCTGCACTTCGAGCGCCACCATAACGGCGTACCGGCGATCGATCCACATCGTCATCGGTTGTTGGTCCATGGATTGGTGGATCGGCCTCTGATGTTGTCCATGGACGAGCTGACAAGGTTTCCCTCCCTCACGCGCACGCTGTGCATCGAATGTTCCGGCAATACGGGCAAAGAATGGAAAGATCCGGTTGGAAGGACCGTCCAGGAGACGCATGGGCTCATGAGCACGAGCGAATGGACGGGCGTGCCGCTCGCGACGGTCTTGGCGGAGTGCGGCATCAGACCGGATGCGATGTGGGTGCTGGCCGAGGGCGGCGATGCCGCGGCCATGACACGGAGCTTGCCGCTCAAGGAGGTGTTGAACGAGGCGGTGCTCTGTTACGCGCACAACGGCGAGGCGCTCAGGCCGGAGCAAGGTTATCCCTTGCGACTGGTGATTCCCGGCTGGGAGGGCAACACCTGCATCAAATGGCTGCGGCGGCTCAAGCTCGGCGCGGCGCCGTTCATGACACGTGAAGAAACAGCCCGCTATACCGACTTGATGCCGGACGGAAAAGCCAGGCAGTTCACGTTTGTGATGGAGGCCAAGTCGGTGATCACGAGTCCGTCAGGCGGACAACGCATCGAGCCGGGTTTCGTCGAGATTCGTGGGTTGGCTTGGAGTGGGCGCGGCAAGATCACCACGGTCGAGGTGAGCATGGACGGTGGTCGCATGTGGAAGCAGGCACAGCTTCAGGAGCCGGTGCTGTCGAAGTGCCACACTCGCTTTCGGTTCGGCTGGCGGTGGAAGGGTGAGGAGGTGCTGCTCCAGAGCCGCTGCGCCGACGAGACCGGATACGTTCAACCGACCAGGGCCGCGCTCGTCGCCGCGCGCGGTGTGCACTCGTCGTACCACTACAACGCCATACAGACGTGGAAGATCGCTCGGGACGGGCTGGTGACGAATGTACACCTATAA
- a CDS encoding cytochrome c: MYTYNAALVVVGIALSGSGVGLAEESIGYGVGRSATVAEVHAWDIDITPTGAGLPPGRGTVIQGATVYAAKCASCHGSTGIEGPQNRLVGGHGSLATDQPVKTIGSFWPYATTLYDYIRRAMPWNAPQSLTPDEVYAVVAWLLHQNGIVPTDAVMDAGTLPAVRMPNREGFVADPRPDVGSHE; encoded by the coding sequence ATGTACACCTATAACGCCGCATTGGTCGTCGTGGGCATCGCGCTGTCCGGCAGTGGGGTCGGCCTGGCCGAGGAGTCGATCGGGTATGGGGTTGGAAGATCGGCGACGGTGGCCGAGGTCCACGCTTGGGACATCGATATCACTCCGACCGGTGCGGGGTTGCCGCCTGGCCGGGGAACCGTGATACAGGGCGCAACAGTCTATGCCGCCAAGTGCGCGTCCTGCCATGGCTCGACCGGGATCGAAGGGCCGCAGAATCGTTTAGTCGGCGGGCATGGCTCACTCGCCACAGACCAGCCGGTCAAGACCATCGGCAGTTTCTGGCCCTACGCGACCACGCTGTACGACTACATTCGTCGCGCCATGCCGTGGAACGCGCCGCAATCGTTGACGCCGGACGAGGTCTATGCGGTCGTCGCCTGGCTGCTCCATCAAAACGGCATCGTCCCCACGGATGCGGTGATGGATGCCGGGACCCTTCCCGCCGTTCGGATGCCCAATCGCGAGGGATTTGTCGCCGATCCGCGGCCGGATGTCGGGTCGCACGAATGA
- a CDS encoding BrnT family toxin, with protein MEQFANLESFEWDKGNLTKNWEKHRVTPWECEQIFFNIPLVVADDAAHSSGEPRYYVLGHTDAGRRLFLVFTVRKRQIRVISARDMSPKERRAYREETQKKTDVRE; from the coding sequence ATGGAGCAGTTTGCAAACCTGGAAAGTTTCGAGTGGGACAAGGGCAATCTCACCAAGAACTGGGAGAAACACCGCGTCACTCCGTGGGAATGCGAGCAAATATTTTTCAACATCCCATTGGTCGTCGCGGATGATGCCGCTCACTCCTCAGGGGAGCCTCGATACTACGTCCTCGGGCACACCGATGCAGGTCGGCGACTCTTCCTGGTGTTTACCGTGCGTAAGCGGCAGATTCGCGTCATTTCCGCGAGAGACATGAGTCCGAAGGAACGGAGGGCCTACCGTGAAGAAACTCAAAAAAAGACCGACGTTCGAGAGTGA
- a CDS encoding BrnA antitoxin family protein, with amino-acid sequence MKKLKKRPTFESENHEAAFWASHDSTDYIDYSKSQRVLFPRLKPSTETISLRLPKSLLEQLKTLANKRDVPYQTLLKLFVLERVELELHRKTAKAS; translated from the coding sequence GTGAAGAAACTCAAAAAAAGACCGACGTTCGAGAGTGAGAACCACGAAGCGGCGTTTTGGGCGTCGCACGATTCCACGGACTACATCGACTACTCCAAGAGCCAGCGCGTGCTGTTCCCGCGCCTCAAGCCATCGACGGAGACTATTTCGCTTCGCCTGCCTAAGTCACTCCTAGAGCAACTGAAGACGCTCGCTAACAAGCGTGACGTACCCTACCAAACCCTACTCAAGCTGTTCGTACTCGAGCGTGTGGAGTTGGAACTTCACCGAAAGACCGCGAAGGCCTCCTAG
- a CDS encoding DUF3047 domain-containing protein produces the protein MPPATSSLIVGLSSFLLVGMILGDPDRLDANSPDTQTIGAFSAAAPGGPWPDGWKPLTFPKIPQHTTYGLVKEGEQVVVKASSQASSSGMTREIRIDPKDYPIIRWQWKVSNVLKAGDVAKKAGDDYPARIYVTFEYDSAKVGLFGKAKYETAKLIYGRYPPLGAINYIWESRAPIGTTVPNPFTDQVSMIVVESGTTKLNTWVTEERNVYEDYKRAFGEEPPPISGVAIMTDTDNTGESAEAYYGDILFKKRP, from the coding sequence ATGCCACCAGCAACGTCTTCCCTGATCGTCGGCCTCTCGTCGTTCCTGTTGGTCGGAATGATTCTGGGAGATCCGGACCGACTGGACGCCAACTCGCCGGACACCCAGACGATCGGCGCCTTCTCGGCCGCCGCGCCAGGAGGCCCCTGGCCCGACGGCTGGAAGCCGCTCACGTTCCCCAAGATCCCGCAGCACACCACCTACGGTCTTGTGAAGGAAGGGGAACAGGTCGTCGTCAAAGCGTCCAGCCAGGCCTCCTCCTCAGGCATGACGCGAGAAATTCGCATCGACCCCAAGGACTATCCGATCATTCGATGGCAGTGGAAAGTCTCCAACGTGCTCAAGGCGGGCGATGTCGCCAAAAAGGCGGGCGACGATTATCCCGCCCGGATCTATGTCACCTTTGAATACGACAGCGCGAAAGTCGGACTCTTCGGCAAGGCGAAATACGAGACGGCCAAGTTGATTTATGGCCGCTACCCCCCGCTCGGCGCCATCAACTATATCTGGGAGAGCCGCGCACCGATCGGCACGACCGTTCCCAACCCTTTTACGGATCAGGTCTCCATGATCGTCGTAGAAAGCGGGACGACCAAGCTCAATACCTGGGTCACGGAAGAACGCAATGTCTATGAAGACTATAAGCGAGCGTTCGGCGAAGAGCCACCGCCGATTTCCGGCGTGGCCATCATGACCGATACCGACAATACCGGCGAGTCGGCGGAGGCCTATTACGGAGACATCCTGTTCAAGAAGCGCCCGTGA
- a CDS encoding mercuric reductase gives MTTEPPPRIAGKTEHQQPLMLPHDEYNQQLVANVHPSDWVNPEPTGRYNIVVIGAGTAGLITAVVAASLGAKVALIEQHLMGGDCLNVGCVPSKGVIRAARAWADLRRATDFGLHVPPGVTYDFGAVMARMRKLRARISRNDSVQRYAKLGVDVYIGSGRFTGPTTVQVEGPSGHRTLTFVKAAVCTGARASAPPIPGLQETGYLTNETVFSLTELPRRLGVIGAGPIGCELAQSFARFGSQVSLIEAMHGIMPNEDRDAAEIVEQQMIRDGVTLLCCGKDLRVEKSDGGKRLIVDSHGRHYDVTVDDILVGTGRTPNVDGIGLETAGVEYDKHGITVNARLQTTNPSIYAAGDVCSRYKFTHAADAMAQIVIQNALFPHPFGLGYASVDSLVMPWCTFTEPEVAHVGMYEKEAQEKGIEVETYTYTLDEVDRAILDGEDEGFARVHIQKGTDKILGATIVAAHAGEMISEFSVAMKTGAGAKAIAGTIHPYPTQAEVNKKVINLWRKAHFTQRTREFLIKLFAWMRR, from the coding sequence ATGACGACAGAGCCGCCTCCACGCATTGCCGGAAAGACTGAGCACCAGCAGCCTCTCATGCTTCCGCACGACGAGTACAACCAGCAACTGGTCGCGAATGTGCATCCGTCCGATTGGGTGAATCCCGAACCGACAGGGCGCTACAACATCGTCGTCATCGGAGCGGGGACGGCCGGATTGATCACCGCAGTCGTGGCCGCAAGCCTGGGAGCCAAGGTGGCATTGATTGAACAGCATCTGATGGGCGGCGACTGTCTCAATGTCGGCTGCGTCCCGTCGAAGGGCGTGATCCGGGCAGCCAGAGCCTGGGCCGATCTCCGGCGGGCCACGGACTTTGGCCTCCATGTGCCGCCCGGCGTGACCTATGACTTCGGCGCCGTCATGGCGCGCATGCGAAAACTGCGGGCGCGCATCAGCCGGAACGACTCCGTTCAGCGCTACGCCAAACTGGGCGTCGACGTCTATATCGGCAGCGGGCGATTCACCGGACCCACGACCGTCCAGGTGGAAGGACCGTCGGGCCATCGCACCCTGACGTTCGTGAAAGCCGCCGTCTGCACCGGTGCCCGGGCATCGGCACCTCCGATTCCGGGACTGCAGGAGACCGGGTATCTCACCAACGAAACCGTGTTTTCATTGACGGAGCTGCCTCGACGTCTCGGGGTGATCGGCGCCGGCCCCATCGGCTGTGAACTGGCACAATCGTTCGCCCGCTTCGGCAGTCAGGTCTCCCTCATCGAAGCCATGCACGGCATCATGCCGAACGAGGACCGCGACGCGGCCGAGATCGTCGAGCAACAGATGATCCGCGACGGCGTGACCCTGCTCTGCTGCGGAAAGGATCTCAGGGTGGAGAAGTCCGACGGCGGGAAACGGTTGATCGTCGATTCGCATGGCCGGCACTACGATGTGACCGTCGACGATATTCTTGTCGGTACCGGGCGGACGCCGAATGTGGACGGGATCGGATTGGAGACGGCCGGTGTCGAATACGACAAACACGGAATCACGGTGAACGCCAGACTGCAGACCACCAACCCCTCGATCTATGCAGCAGGCGATGTCTGCTCGCGCTATAAGTTTACGCATGCCGCCGATGCCATGGCACAAATCGTCATCCAGAATGCCTTGTTCCCGCATCCCTTCGGTCTGGGCTACGCCAGTGTCGATTCTTTGGTCATGCCCTGGTGTACCTTCACCGAACCGGAAGTGGCGCATGTCGGCATGTATGAGAAGGAGGCTCAGGAGAAGGGCATTGAAGTGGAAACCTACACGTACACGTTGGACGAGGTCGATCGAGCGATTCTGGACGGAGAGGACGAAGGCTTTGCTCGGGTCCACATTCAAAAGGGAACCGACAAGATTCTGGGGGCGACCATCGTGGCGGCCCATGCCGGGGAGATGATCAGCGAGTTCTCGGTCGCGATGAAAACGGGAGCAGGGGCCAAGGCGATCGCGGGTACCATCCATCCCTATCCGACACAGGCCGAAGTCAACAAAAAGGTGATCAATCTCTGGCGAAAAGCCCACTTCACGCAGAGGACCAGAGAGTTCTTGATCAAGTTGTTTGCATGGATGCGGCGGTAG
- a CDS encoding TVP38/TMEM64 family protein gives METPCTDRHQDNAQDEILPCHPGTSTGTSTKAPVSGKILIALVIGLAIAGFVYFDLGQFLSLSALQNHRDKLQAFADTNYVATVGLFIAAYTIVTGLSLPGAVILTLAGGFLFGAVLGTLFVNVGATTGATLAFLTARYVLQDTVEQKFGKALKPLQEGFTKNAFSYLLTLRLIPLFPFFVVNLVSGLTRVSAGTYIGATALGIVPGSFVYAYAGRQLGTIHSLTDIASPNVIGAFVFLGLLALVPVVYKKYTTASA, from the coding sequence ATGGAAACGCCCTGCACAGACAGACACCAGGATAACGCACAAGATGAGATTCTCCCGTGTCATCCGGGCACATCGACCGGCACCTCGACGAAGGCGCCGGTTTCAGGCAAGATACTCATCGCCCTCGTCATCGGGCTGGCCATCGCAGGTTTCGTGTATTTCGATCTGGGGCAATTCCTTTCGTTGAGCGCCCTACAGAACCATCGAGACAAGCTCCAGGCCTTCGCGGATACGAATTATGTCGCCACGGTCGGCCTCTTTATCGCCGCGTATACGATCGTCACCGGCCTGTCGCTTCCGGGCGCGGTCATTCTCACGCTCGCCGGCGGGTTCCTCTTCGGAGCCGTCCTGGGCACCCTGTTCGTGAATGTCGGGGCGACGACCGGCGCAACCCTGGCGTTTTTGACCGCCCGGTATGTGTTGCAGGATACGGTGGAGCAGAAATTCGGAAAGGCGCTGAAGCCCCTGCAAGAAGGCTTTACCAAGAATGCGTTCAGCTATCTCTTGACCCTTCGCTTGATTCCCCTGTTTCCGTTCTTCGTGGTCAACCTCGTATCCGGACTGACCCGCGTGAGCGCCGGCACGTATATCGGGGCCACGGCGCTCGGCATCGTTCCCGGTTCGTTCGTCTACGCCTATGCAGGACGCCAATTGGGCACCATACACTCGCTGACAGACATCGCCTCGCCAAATGTGATCGGAGCCTTTGTCTTTCTGGGGCTTCTCGCCCTCGTGCCGGTGGTGTATAAGAAGTACACCACCGCCTCGGCATGA